The Prunus persica cultivar Lovell chromosome G7, Prunus_persica_NCBIv2, whole genome shotgun sequence genome has a segment encoding these proteins:
- the LOC18769962 gene encoding BTB/POZ and MATH domain-containing protein 4 produces the protein MFSHRHKSPLVSPSSSRFVTETVNGSHNFVIKGYSLAKGIGVGKHIASETFTVGGFQWAIYFYPDGKNPEDNSAYVSVFIALASEGTDVRALFELTLVDQGTHGKHKVHSHFDRSLESGPYTLKYRGSMWGYKRFFRRTMLESSTFLKDDCLKLNCTVGVVVSAIDSSRLHSIDVPESDIGAHFGMLLENEEGSDVTFNVRGVKFHAHKLVLAARSPEFESEFLNGMEEDNREIVVVDMEPKVFKALLHFIYTDNLIEDEEFSVTSSSCMPSLSDKLAAKLLAAADKYGLARLALMCESVLCKDVSVNSVANILALADRFSAMDLKSVCLKFAAENLVAVMETDGFELLKENCPLLQSELLKTVAGTEEELSGGGKSRSVWAQFSDGGDTTDRRRHNWEDVGERGQSLWVQSSDGGDARGMSPGQEG, from the exons ATGTTCTCACACAGACACAAGAGCCCTCTGGTCTCTCCCTCCAGCTCGCGCTTCGTCACGGAGACCGTCAACGGCTCCCATAACTTCGTCATCAAAGGCTATTCGTTGGCCAAAGGAATTGGCGTCGGCAAACACATTGCCAGTGAGACTTTCACCGTCGGAGGCTTCCAATGGGCCATCTATTTCTACCCAGATGGGAAGAACCCGGAGGATAACTCCGCCTATGTCTCCGTCTTCATTGCTCTAGCTAGCGAAGGTACCGACGTGCGAGCTCTCTTCGAGCTCACTCTGGTTGATCAGGGTACTCATGGCAAGCACAAGGTCCATAGCCATTTCGATCGCTCTCTGGAAAGCGGGCCCTACACGCTCAAGTATAGAGGTAGCATGTG GGGCTACAAACGTTTTTTCAGACGCACTATGCTTGAGTCATCGACTTTCCTTAAGGACGATTGCTTGAAGCTTAATTGCACTGTTGGTGTTGTGGTTTCTGCAATAGACAGTTCAAGATTGCACTCCATAGATGTCCCTGAGTCTGATATTGGAGCTCATTTTGGTATGTTATTGGAGAATGAGGAAGGTTCAGATGTAACTTTCAATGTGCGTGGCGTAAAGTTTCATGCTCACAAGCTAGTATTGGCTGCTCGGTCTCCCGAGTTCGAAAGTGAATTTCTGAATGGAATGGAAGAGGATAATCGTGAAATAGTTGTTGTGGATATGGAACCCAAGGTCTTTAAG GCTTTGCTGCACTTCATTTATACAGATAATCTTATTGAAGATGAAGAGTTCTCAGTAACAAGTTCATCTTGCATGCCATCTTTATCAGACAAATTAGCTGCAAAGTTGTTAGCTGCAGCAGACAAATATGGCTTAGCTAGGCTTGCCCTGATGTGTGAATCTGTTCTCTGCAAGGATGTATCTGTCAATTCTGTTGCCAATATTCTGGCCTTGGCTGATCGTTTTTCTGCTATGGATCTAAAATCCGTTTGCCTGAAATTTGCTGCTGAAAATCTAGTGG cCGTCATGGAAACAGATGGTTTTGAGTTGCTCAAGGAGAACTGCCCACTGTTGCAGTCAGAGCTTTTGAAGACAGTTGCAGGAACTGAGGAGGAACTCAGCGGAGGCGGAAAGAGTCGAAGTGTTTGGGCCCAGTTTTCTGATGGTGGGGATACAACTGATAGGCGTAGACATAACTGGGAAGATGTAGGAGAGAGAGGTCAAAGCCTCTGGGTCCAGTCTTCTGATGGTGGTGATGCGAGAGGTATGAGTCCTGGGCAAGAAGGTTGA